Within Saccharomonospora cyanea NA-134, the genomic segment CAGGCTCCGGGTACCCGCGATCGTGCACGAGGAATGTCTGACCGGGTTCACCACCTACGGCGCGACGGTGTACCCGGCGCCGCTGGCGTGGGCGGCCACGTTCGATCCCGAACTCGTGGAGCGGATGGCGGCCGCGATCGGGGCGGACATGCGTGCGGTGGGAGTTCACCAGGGGCTCTCCCCGGTGCTGGACGTCGCGCGTGATCACCGCTGGGGCCGCGTGGAGGAGACCCTCGGCGAGGACCCCTACCTCGTGGGCATGCTCGGCAGCGCCTACGTGCGCGGGCTGCAGAGCGAAGGCGTGATCGCCACGCTGAAACACTTCGCGGGCTACTCCGCCTCGCGGGCAGCACGCAACCACGCGCCGGTGCCGATCGGGCCCCGGGAACTGCGTGACGTCATCCTCCCGCCGTTCGAGATGGCGGTGCGGGACGCGGGCGCGGGCTCGGTGATGAACGCCTACGTCGACCTCGACGGTGTGCCCGCCGCCGCCGACGCCACGCTGCTCACCGGCGTGCTGCGCGACGAGTGGGGGTTCGAGGGCACGGTGGTGTCGGACTACTGGGCGGTCGCCTTCCTCGCGACCATGCACCGGGTGGCCGACGGCGCCGCCGACGCCGGTGCGCTCGCCCTCGCGGCGGGCATCGACGTCGAACTGCCCGACGCCCTGTGCTACGGGGCGGAACTGGTGGAGCGGGTCCGCCGCGGTGAGGTCGACGAGGCGCTGGTCGACCGCGCCGCGATGCGCGTGCTCCGGCAGAAGGCCGAGCTCGGCCTGCTCGACCCCGACTGGACACCGGAGTCGGACGTGGACTCGTCGGTGGACCTGGACGCCGGGGCGCATCGGGAGCTGGCGCGCCGTATCGCCGAGCGGTCGGTCGTGCTGCTGGCCAACGACGGCGTGTTGCCGCTGGCGGCGGAACACCGGCGGATCGCGCTCGTCGGCCCGTGCGCCGACGACCCACTGGCCTTCCTCGGCTGCTACTCCTACCCCAACCACGTGCTGCCGCGCTACCCCGGGCTGGGGCTCGGGATCGAGGTGCCGTCGCTGGTCGAGGCACTGCGCGCCGAACTACCGGACGCCGAGATCACCGCCGTGCCGGGTTGCGGAGTCAACGACGACGACCGGTCGCGGTTCGCCGAGGCCGTCACCGCCGCCGACGGTGCCGACGTGTGTGTGGCCGTCGTGGGTGACCGGGCGGGACTGTTCGGTGAAGGCACCTCCGGCGAGGGTTGCGACGCTCCCGACCTGCGGCTGCCCGGGGTACAGGAGGAGCTGCTGTCCGCGCTGCTCGCCACGGGAACCCCCGTGGTGGTCGTGGTGGTCTCCGGCCGCCCGTACGCGCTCGGAGCCCACGCCGACCACGCCGCCGCCGTCGTGCAGGCGTTCCTGCCCGGCGAGGAGGGCGGCGCCGCACTGGCCTCCATCCTGTCCGGGCGCACGGCACCGTCGGGCCGCCTTCCCGTGCAGGTCCCCCGGCATCCCGGCGGGCAACCGGCGACCTACCTTCATCCGCCGCTGGGCGGCAACAGCCAGGGCATCAGCAACCTCGACCCGACTCCGGCGTTTCCGTTCGGACACGGCCTGTCGTACACGACGTTCGACTACGGCGGCCTCACCGTCAGCGCCGAGCAGGTGCCCACCGACGGGACCCTCGACATCGCCGTCGACGTGCGCAACAGCGGTGAGCGGGCGGGCTCCGAGGTGGTCCAGCTTTACCTCGACGACGTGCAGGCCCAGGTGACCCGGCCGGTCCGGCAACTCGCCGGCTTCGCCCGGGTCGATCTCGCACCGGGCGAGACCGCGCGGGTCACCTTCACCCTGCACGCCGACCGCACGAGCTTCACCGGGCGTGACCTGGGCCGCATCGTGGAGCCGGGCCGGATCGACGTCCACGTGGGCCGCTCGGTGGCGGACCTGCC encodes:
- a CDS encoding beta-xylosidase/alpha-l-arabinosidase, whose protein sequence is MTDKPWHDTSADPARRAQALLAEMTLEEKVAQLGSAWPGNEQVSGNVAPMQDVFSQGAATFEQRREHGLGHLTRVFGTAPVDVADGTARVVKLQRDIVDNTRLRVPAIVHEECLTGFTTYGATVYPAPLAWAATFDPELVERMAAAIGADMRAVGVHQGLSPVLDVARDHRWGRVEETLGEDPYLVGMLGSAYVRGLQSEGVIATLKHFAGYSASRAARNHAPVPIGPRELRDVILPPFEMAVRDAGAGSVMNAYVDLDGVPAAADATLLTGVLRDEWGFEGTVVSDYWAVAFLATMHRVADGAADAGALALAAGIDVELPDALCYGAELVERVRRGEVDEALVDRAAMRVLRQKAELGLLDPDWTPESDVDSSVDLDAGAHRELARRIAERSVVLLANDGVLPLAAEHRRIALVGPCADDPLAFLGCYSYPNHVLPRYPGLGLGIEVPSLVEALRAELPDAEITAVPGCGVNDDDRSRFAEAVTAADGADVCVAVVGDRAGLFGEGTSGEGCDAPDLRLPGVQEELLSALLATGTPVVVVVVSGRPYALGAHADHAAAVVQAFLPGEEGGAALASILSGRTAPSGRLPVQVPRHPGGQPATYLHPPLGGNSQGISNLDPTPAFPFGHGLSYTTFDYGGLTVSAEQVPTDGTLDIAVDVRNSGERAGSEVVQLYLDDVQAQVTRPVRQLAGFARVDLAPGETARVTFTLHADRTSFTGRDLGRIVEPGRIDVHVGRSVADLPCSASFELTGPVRNVGHDRVLTTPVTVTIRG